TAGCTCATTCTTAAACTGTCCTTCCATCCCAATCCCAACCAAACACAGCCTTAGAGCACTTCCAATCCCAATGGATGCTTTAATCTATTCTTTAAAATACCTCTTCAAAAcacatatttttctattttaccttctctatatatttctctacatcatttaaatattatatctttcaatatattttcttaattaaagtaaaataaaaccattaaaaaaaaaaaaaaaaataataaatatatatactaaatggaagaaagaaagcttataaagaaaaataataatattaaaatattatataaatgatatgtaaatatAAATATAGATTAATTGGGGTTTATATcaatttctctatatcatttaaatattatttttaaaaaaatattttatttattttaaaaaataaaataatttaatataatatatcacactcgtgtatatatatatatatatatataaaagtttataaaaaaataaaaaaatatttataacttgatACTCTACCtgttaaaaaaatataagtttacgaACTATTTAACAAAATTTTCTAAGTATATTAACTCTAGCAAGACAAGCTCCGGCTGGAGAGGAGAGCAACTCTAGCAACAAtggtggaagaagaagaagactcaTTAAGCCCTAACAACGGCGCAAATCCTTCTGATGCCTCAGAACAAGCCCGTCAGAAGAAACATGCCGCGATGCTCGAGCGCCTCGCCAATCGTCAGCACACTCGCAGCTCGCTCAGCCGCAGATCGGGAGAGTCCGATGTCTCCTCCGCCTCTCCTCCTTTCGAGTCCACTTCCTCCTTCCTTTCTCGCTTCATCGATTCCAAACGCTCTATCGAGGCCCAAATCGCTCAATCCCGACTCACCCCGACGCCCGAGTCGACTCAACTCAAACCCCACCTCGACGCCATCTCTGCTTCCATCTCCGGTCTCGAAAAGCTCGTCGCTGAGAACTCATACTTTTTGCCTTCCTACGAAGTTCGATCATCGCTCAAAGCCATCTCGGATTTGAAGCAGAACCTCGACAGTCTGAGCTCCGATCTAGTTCCCAAAAAGAAATTCTCTTTCAAGAACAAAGCTCCGAAGAAAGACCACCCCGGCCTTGATTCAAACAGAGAGAAAGAGGCTGAAATTGTCAAACCAGAGAAAATGGGCTACGCGGTTCCGGATTCGCCTGGGTTTCGAAACAAGACGGGCGAGGTTTTGGTGATGAAATTCAATGGTTCCGAGATCGGTGAGTTTACAATTTCGGACCTTGATTCTTGCGAGGTGAGGCTAATTGGCTGTGTTAGAGCATTGTTTGTTCACAGGCTTCGGAATTGTCGAGTCTACGGAGGTCCTGTGATGAATTCAATTCTGTTCGAGCAAGTTGAGGGTTGTGTTTTCGTAATGGCGTCTCATCAGATTCGAATTCATCACGCCAAGGCCACTGATTTTTATCTCAGAGTCAGGAGCAGGCCCATAATCGAGGACAGTAGTGGTGTGAGGTTTGCGCCATACTGTTTGGGATATGATGGGATTCATAGAGATCTTCAGGAGGCCAGCCTTGCTGAAGAGACTGGGAATTGGGCCAATGTTGATGATTTTCGGTGGTTAAGAGCAGTGCAATCTCCGAATTGGTCCATTTTGCCAGAGAATGAAAGAATTGGTTTCGTTAACATAACTTCAAATTCGAATTTGGATACCAGAGCCGAAGAAATTTAGATTGTTCTTCAAGTATGAGAGTTCAGGTAACATTCCTTCCTTGCTGTATTTAATGGATACCATTATTCATTATTTAGATAAATGGTCTGTTAGTATTGGGTTGATTATTGCAAATGAGAATGCTTTCAaactttattatttatatttgcTTTAGATTTTTCTTGACTTAAGATATGAACCCCTTTAAGTTTAAGctgtatgcatatatatatttatatatatatatatatgattgataACATTACAACTAGACAAATAAGGTTAATATATAAGAACCCATGATGCCAGGTACAAGTCAAATTTTCATTCTTTACTATGAAGGAGCCTTTTTGTGTCACAATCTAATCTACGTTATTGTAGCTTTGTTTTCCTCTTGTCTTGTATGTGTTGGTTGGTTAAGTTTGGTTGGGAGTAATGAAACAATATAATAAAGTATGAATGAGAATGGTAATAGTAATGTTAATGAGAATagtaatcataaaataaaatttaatataatataatataattttgtattaaaatGGCCTTTTTTTTCACCTTAAGATAGATACCATAATGATGTAAAAGTCTTTGCATTGGATGAAAAAAAGTGATTTTCATTCCTTtctatttgattattttattacTCCCAACCCAGCCAAACATCATCATTTTAGTTCTTGGTGCCTGTAATCACTGTTCTGAGATTTGAAGTGtttcaagagaaagaaaaatgaaaactCAATATTTTAGGTTCTTCAAGGCGTTCTGTtactaaataatttattttcaagaATGCTCAACTCAAGGATTGTCTAAAGAAGCTGAGATACATATTAGTTTATTGTTATTGCAGAAAGACTTGGGGAAATCCTATGCCATCTTTGCTCTACTTGTggaattaataatattaagtgcTTCCAATTTTTCCTCTCCTCTAGTTTGAGtattttgttttttgttaaaTTGAGCAGAATTCTCTGAAACCCAACaactccaactccaagctaagTGAAGGCCAATTTTCTCAAGGCATTGTATTTTACTTTTGCTATTCTTGGGGATATTCAATTGATAATTTATaagctatatatatttttattggaAATACATTCTTGTCATTTAAGAcatcttgtaaattttcaaaaaattccgaatagtttacggtGCCGAAAATAAAGTTGTTGCACGCGTGTCTGTTTTTTTTATATGCGTCTGTAAAATTCaacggaattttttgaaaatttgcaggatttATTAAATGACAACAATGTACACTAAAAACTATTTAAGTGTCGAAATATGCTCTGGAACCGAAGTGCTgccctgtatatatatatatttgtttatttccGTTTCAATTATTTTTTCTCCTTTCAAAAAGTGTTGGCACTACTTCCTTTCTCTAATTAAAGATTCTTAGCACTGATTAAAAGTGGTACCAAACCAATCAAATTTGCTATTTTACGTTACACACCTTTAATTAGTTGTCAAAAAGTAACATGTCATTTATTGTCTAATTGGACTAAAACAGGTTTAAAGGCTTAAATAGATTAGTAAAGTTTATATATATGGGTATTGTTATGGTACATACTTTTTGTGTTTCCCGGCTTGTAAATATTTTTCGgcccgattttttttttttttaccgtatttattgtagttatttagagcatcttcaaattttcaggaaattctgaataatttacagttcCGAAATCTAGGTTCAAGCAAATTATTGTAcacgtgattaatttttttttatacgcgtggaaaagacacggtaaattattcggaatttcttaaaaatttgcaaaTAACTCTAAATAACTGTAATAAAcaatgtcataaaaaaaatcgcgtcaaaacacaaaatcacaaAAGGTATGCATGAGTATGCACCATAAAATTAccctatatataatataaaacagTTTCGAATGAGAAAAGAAAAATGAATTTCAATTTTCAATGCAAATGAAGACAAGGGCTATACATAATACTCAAATCTCGATCAACAATTAAATTGGCCAAATGATCGAATAATTAAACTTGTGCTAGGACAATAAAAATAAGCTAATTATGTCATTAGGAAATTCTTGGTTTCCTTACAAGTTCTAATATCTAAATAATCAAATCAAAGCATACAACCAACTCTCAAACTACAGATTACCGAAGTCTCTACTACATAATACATAATCCCAAATTTTCTCATAATTCTATGATTATAAAATAGTTttattatcaaaaaaaaaaaaatcatttgaaaacTGGAAAAATATCTGAAAATCACTTCTTTCCTAAATCTTACTCTAGTTAGTATTCCTTTCACTTTCATCAAAACGAAATGAAATTTACAAAAGTTAACAGAAGtaccaaaaaagaaaagaaaaaaaaaatcaaacttgcaGAAATTAATTTGGCTCTAAAATTTAAGTTTCTACAACTATAAGAGCATTTGGTCTATATTCCAATCTACCAAAGTGTTAGAAAAACACATAGAAAATAAGATCTAATCCATCAATTCGTGTAAAAAATTCATTTCATTTCAATTCAACCTTTTATTCCTTCTCGAAATTAAAAATCGATTAaaaattgattattattattattaattttcttttagaaaaaaataaataataataataataataataacgaaCCTTCAAAATCGAAAAGCCTTGGTAATGGAATCAACAATTTTGTTCTGTGAATGGAGAATCATTTCGATTCGCTTAGTCTCCATTTCTCTTCTACACCGCTCTGTATCTTTCATTATCTCCATTTTCATACTCTCCATCCCAACAAATCTTTCCGAAAATGCCCTTATCTCCGCCGCCAGTTTCAGAACCACCTCTCTCTTCCTCTCCCTCCGTCGCCGCCGCTCCAAAAACTCAACCTTCGCATTACTCTCTTCATCGCCATCAAGATCGTCTTCTCCGTATTCTTCTTCCTCTACCACCGTCTCCCTTGGCCTCTTCGTTACTGGTTCAGCCCAAACCCTAGAAAAACCATTGACGTTTCTTCCTCTTTCCTCTTCCCCAGCGAACCTATTCACCGTCGTCGGTCGCTTCAGAATGTGATCGATGCTCCTAGACTTGGTACGAATTACATCGCCATCTTCACCTTCATCTCCGGAATCGTTCTCTTCCTCTTCGTCTTCGTCGTCTTCACCGTCTTCTCGATCTCGATCACGGTGGTACGGAAGCGCGATCATCGGCCGAGCTGAGATAGGCAACGGACCACGTTCCAACCGGTTCATAAGATCAAAATACGGCCAGACGGAGACTCCGGAGAGGATCAATCGGTTCTTTTCAGCCCGGTAACGCTGGCGGAGCTTCTCCATCTTATGGCGGCACTGTATAGCAGTCTTGGAAGGTTCGGTGTATTCATAGCCGCATCTGGCGGCGACGGTGACCGCAACTTCCTCCCATTGACTGGACTTTAGAGGTCCTCGCTTGAGCGAGTACCATTTCTCCTCGTAGGCCTGGATCAGGTG
The genomic region above belongs to Humulus lupulus chromosome 1, drHumLupu1.1, whole genome shotgun sequence and contains:
- the LOC133783031 gene encoding tubulin-folding cofactor C-like, producing MVEEEEDSLSPNNGANPSDASEQARQKKHAAMLERLANRQHTRSSLSRRSGESDVSSASPPFESTSSFLSRFIDSKRSIEAQIAQSRLTPTPESTQLKPHLDAISASISGLEKLVAENSYFLPSYEVRSSLKAISDLKQNLDSLSSDLVPKKKFSFKNKAPKKDHPGLDSNREKEAEIVKPEKMGYAVPDSPGFRNKTGEVLVMKFNGSEIGEFTISDLDSCEVRLIGCVRALFVHRLRNCRVYGGPVMNSILFEQVEGCVFVMASHQIRIHHAKATDFYLRVRSRPIIEDSSGVRFAPYCLGYDGIHRDLQEASLAEETGNWANVDDFRWLRAVQSPNWSILPENERIGFVNITSNSNLDTRAEEI
- the LOC133783022 gene encoding trihelix transcription factor ENAP2, translating into MGPAQPNWGPLTTPPSTTAATTTTTTTTSFLIHFQYNSLLYKSFRFLFFVEIPNLKSLLPLMAMATTPPPPPPAAAASVSGKKPQPIPWTHQETVHLIQAYEEKWYSLKRGPLKSSQWEEVAVTVAARCGYEYTEPSKTAIQCRHKMEKLRQRYRAEKNRLILSGVSVWPYFDLMNRLERGPLPISARPMIALPYHRDRDREDGEDDEDEEEENDSGDEGEDGDVIRTKSRSIDHILKRPTTVNRFAGEEERGRNVNGFSRVWAEPVTKRPRETVVEEEEYGEDDLDGDEESNAKVEFLERRRRRERKREVVLKLAAEIRAFSERFVGMESMKMEIMKDTERCRREMETKRIEMILHSQNKIVDSITKAFRF